One region of Populus trichocarpa isolate Nisqually-1 chromosome 4, P.trichocarpa_v4.1, whole genome shotgun sequence genomic DNA includes:
- the LOC7456811 gene encoding uncharacterized protein LOC7456811, which translates to MSTAPATQSLAFRVMRLCRPSFHVDTPLLLDPSDLILGEDIFDDPLAATHLPPLIDTHLTNPIDSSDLSYRSRFLLQNPSDSFGLSGLLVLPQSFGAIYLGETFCSYVSINNSSNFEVRDIVIKAEMQTERQRILLLDTSKTPVESIRASGRYDFIVEHDVKELGAHTLVCTALYTDGDGERKYLPQFFKFIVANPLSVRTKVRVVKETTYLEACIENHTKTNLYMDQVEFEPAPNWSAKILKADEHKSKDNSPSREIFKPPVLVKSGGGIRNYLYQLSLSSHGSAESNVLGKLQITWRTNLGEPGRLQTQQILGTPITPKEIELHVAEVPSAINLDRPFLVHLNLTNQTDRELGPFEVWLSQDDTLDEKTVMINGLQTMELSQLEAFGSTDFYLNLIATKLGVQKITGITVFDKSEKKTYAPLPDLEIFVDMH; encoded by the exons ATGAGCACGGCACCAGCTACCCAATCACTAGCCTTCCGTGTAATGCGACTATGCCGTCCATCTTTCCACGTCGACACTCCTCTCCTTCTGGACCCCTCCGATCTCATTCTTGGTGAAGACATCTTCGACGATCCTCTCGCCGCCACTCACCTCCCTCCACTCATCGACACCCACCTCACCAATCCGATCGACTCCTCCGATCTAAGTTACCGCTCTCGATTCCTCCTCCAAAACCCCTCCGATTCCTTCGGTCTCTCTGGCCTCCTCGTCCTCCCTCAATCCTTCGG GGCGATTTATTTGGGAGAGACGTTTTGCAGTTACGTTAGCATTAATAACAGTTCTAATTTTGAAGTTAGAGATATTGTTATTAAG GCTGAAATGCAAACGGAGAGACAAAGGATTTTACTGCTAGATACCTCAAAAACACCTGTTGAATCAATTCGAGCTAGTGGCCGTTACGATTTTATTGTTGAACATGATGTGAAAGAACTCGGAGCTCATAC GTTGGTTTGTACTGCTTTGTATActgatggtgatggtgaaaGGAAATATCTGCCGcagtttttcaagtttattgttGCAAATCCGCTTTCGGTTAGGACTAAG GTCCGTGTAGTCAAG GAAACTACATATTTAGAGGCATGCATTGAGAatcacacaaaaacaaacctttACATGGACCAAGTTGAGTTTGAGCCAGCTCCAAATTGGAGTGCAAAAATTCTAAAAGCTGATGAACACAAATCTAAGGATAATTCTCCATCCAG GGAAATATTCAAGCCACCTGTCCTTGTTAAATCTGGTGGAGGAATTCGCAACTATCTTTACCAACTGTCATTGTCCTCACATGGTTCAGCAGAGAGTAATGTTCTTGGTAAGCTTCAGATAACATGGCGCACAAATTTAGGTGAACCTGGTCGCCTACAGACACAGCAAATACTTGGCACT CCCATCACGCCTAAGGAGATAGAGTTACATGTTGCTGAGGTTCCATCTGCCATCAACTTGGATAGACCATTTTTG GTACACTTGAATCTCACAAACCAGACGGATAGAGAATTGGGCCCTTTTGAAGTTTGGTTGTCACAAGATGATACTCTCGATGAGAAAACTGTTATGATTAATGGTCTCCAAACAATG GAATTATCCCAGTTGGAAGCATTTGGTAGCACAGATTTTTACTTG AACCTCATTGCTACTAAGCTTGGAGTCCAGAAAATAACAGGCATTACAGTATTTGACAAATCAGAGAAGAAAACTTATGCCCCATTGCCTGATTTAGAG ATATTCGTGGACATGCATTGA
- the LOC7456810 gene encoding stem-specific protein TSJT1, with translation MLAIFNKGLVNPPQELYSPASLCSSRKPKLPEEIVKDFVSSNPSNAFTMSFGDSALLACISQGNSYPRQQRLFCGLDGIYCIFLGSLNNVCSLNKQYGLSKGTNEAMLVIEAYRTLRDRGPYPAHKVLQDMDGRFGFVVYDSKAGQVFAALGANEGAELFWGIAADGSVVISDNLEVIKGSCAKSFAPFPSACMFHSEQGLMSFEHPSSKMKALPRIDSEGTMCGANFKVDVHSRIGTMPRVGSEANWALGGSRA, from the exons atgtTGGCAATTTTCAACAAAGGGTTAGTGAATCCACCCCAGGAGCTGTACAGTCCAGCTTCATTATGTTCATCAAGAAAACCAAAGCTTCCTGAGGAGATTGTGAAGGATTTTGTATCTTCTAATCCTTCTAATGCTTTCACAATGAGCTTTGGAGACTCTGCATTGCTTGCTTGTATTTCACAAGGAAATTCTTATCCCAGACAACAGAG GCTGTTCTGTGGATTGGATGGCATATACTGCATTTTCTTGGGGAGCTTGAACAACGTGTGCAGCCTCAACAAACAGTACGGGCTATCGAAGGGCACCAACGAGGCCATGCTTGTTATTGAAGCATACCGGACCCTCCGTGACCGTGGCCCATATCCAGCTCACAAGGTTCTTCAGGATATGGATGGCAGGTTTGGATTTGTGGTCTATGATAGCAAGGCTGGACAGGTCTTTGCTGCACTG GGTGCAAATGAAGGTGCTGAGCTATTCTGGGGGATTGCAGCTGATGGGTCAGTGGTAATTTCGGACAACTTGGAGGTGATAAAGGGAAGCTGTGCTAAATCATTTGCTCCATTTCCATCGGCGTGCATGTTCCACAGTGAACAAGGCTTGATGAGCTTTGAGCATCCAAGTAGCAAAATGAAGGCATTGCCTAGGATTGACAGTGAGGGAACAATGTGTGGGGCTAACTTCAAGGTTGATGTCCATTCCAGAATTGGCACTATGCCTCGTGTTGGTAGTGAAGCCAACTGGGCTTTGGGAGGTTCACGAGCCTAG